One genomic region from Amaranthus tricolor cultivar Red isolate AtriRed21 chromosome 12, ASM2621246v1, whole genome shotgun sequence encodes:
- the LOC130828923 gene encoding peptidyl-prolyl cis-trans isomerase CYP28, chloroplastic, which yields MFSFHSANFLPHVFPPQLHNNISTTANIHPTPISRSISPSQPSPSPSPCLKSNATRRSILLLSTALSLPPPPPSAATTPPLDTTITDRVFLDFSVCPNYFRAQGQTQEPLCSESELMGRVVLGLYGKIVPITVSNFKAMCNGGMGYKNTLIHKVLPGQFFVAGHQGRREKGEVSPPGPMGLRLARNTETIDSKAFTLEHSRPGVVSLCLSENDDDDEIKLDPEYHNVEFLITTGPGPCPQLDGRNIVFGTVLEGMDVVRAIAAAPTYKPAERIRQLNDLAGFLGDERAQIARTFWNRPLKSIYISDCGEFQVTKPSLTPTLP from the exons ATGTTCAGCTTCCATTCTGCAAATTTTCTTCCCCATGTTTTCCCTCCTCAACTTCATAACAATATTTCTACTACTGCTAACATTCATCCTACTCCCATCTCTCGTTCTATCTCACCTTCCCAACCCAGCCCAAGCCCAAGCCCATGTCTCAAGTCCAACGCCACTCGTCGTTCCATCCTCCTTCTTTCCACCGCACTTTCTCTccctccaccaccaccatcagcTGCCACTACTCCACCATTAGACACAACTATCACAGACCGTGTGTTCTTAGACTTCAGCGTTTGTCCCAACTACTTTCGAGCCCAAGGTCAAACCCAAGAACCTCTATGTTCCGAATCTGAGCTCATGGGCCGTGTTGTATTGGGCCTATATGGGAAAATTGTTCCTATCACAGTGTCTAACTTTAAGGCCATGTGTAATGGGGGTATGGGCTACAAGAATACTTTGATCCATAAGGTCCTTCCTGGACAGTTCTTTGTAGCAGGGCATCAAGGGAGAAGAGAGAAAGGGGAGGTGTCACCCCCTGGGCCTATGGGCCTGAGGCTTGCCAGAAATACTGAGACAATTGATTCAAAGGCGTTTACGCTTGAGCATTCAAGACCAGGTGTAGTTTCTTTGTGTTTATCagagaatgatgatgatgatgaaataaaATTAGACCCTGAATATCATAATGTGGAGTTCTTGATTACAACTGGACCTGGACCTTGTCCTCAGCTTGATGGCAGGAACATTGTCTTTGGTACTGTCCTGGAAG GGATGGATGTAGTAAGAGCAATAGCAGCAGCACCAACATACAAGCCAGCTGAAAGAATCAGACAATTGAATGACTTAGCAGGATTTTTAGGAGATGAAAGAGCTCAAATTGCTCGAACTTTCTGGAATCGACCTCTTAAATCAATTTATATCAGCGATTGTGGTGAATTTCAAGTTACCAAACCATCTCTCACTCCCACCCTACCTTAG
- the LOC130828922 gene encoding berberine bridge enzyme-like 10, which translates to MAKWSFNPRLTLFSIILLFFLSSPFTTLASISEHLSLYTFTKCLEKHTFGSDYPISEVIYTRDNSSFQEILDNRTNNLRYQQPTTRKPLLIVAPKSELNVPAVVTCARAHGIKIKTRSGGHDYEGISFTAPYPFILLDMFNLNSVEVNIEEESAWVQSGATLGQIYYRIAEKSPVHAFPAGICPSVGAGGHFSGGGYGALMRKYGLSVDNIVDARVVDANGRILDRQMMGEDFFWAIRGGGGSSFGVILAWKLHLVRVPLKVTVFDITKHVFSPGVNHILFKWQNIAHKLPKELLIRVESSPSLNSQGNITIYASFISMFIGDTDGLLHIMNKRFPELGLKRSDCKEMSWIDSAMFWHRIPEGTPREILLTYDIKHPSYRKIKGDFIKKPIPEAALPQVWEKIMQLGCVLYMEWTPYGGRMGEIDESAVPFAHRKGVSFMVFYDFLWLEDGKDEYYLNKAREFYAFMEQFASDSPREAVLNYVDLDLEFGWEKYFKGNFPKLVRIKTMVDPTDFFSHEQSIPTLYKLLQYREMRKNYNNLLQLPM; encoded by the exons ATGGCCAAGTGGAGTTTCAATCCACGACTTACCCTGTTCTCCATCATCCTCTTATTCTTTTTATCCTCACCATTTACAACCTTAGCTTCTATTAGCGAACATTTGAGCTTATATACTTTTACAAAATGTCTTGAAAAACATACTTTTGGCTCTGATTACCCAATCTCAGAGGTCATATACACCCGAGATAACTCCTCTTTTCAGGAGATCCTCGACAATAGAACCAACAATCTTCGATATCAGCAACCCACCACTCGTAAACCACTGCTCATCGTAGCTCCCAAGAGCGAGCTCAATGTGCCGGCAGTAGTAACCTGCGCCAGAGCTCATGGTATTAAGATTAAGACAAGGAGCGGGGGCCATGACTACGAGGGAATTTCCTTCACGGCCCCCTATCCTTTTATCTTACTCGATATGTTCAACCTCAACTCTGTTGAGGTGAACATTGAGGAAGAGTCAGCGTGGGTCCAATCAGGAGCCACGCTGGGTCAGATATATTATAGGATTGCGGAGAAAAGCCCTGTTCATGCGTTCCCTGCGGGGATATGCCCGAGTGTAGGGGCAGGTGGGCATTTTAGCGGAGGTGGGTATGGAGCTTTGATGAGGAAGTACGGGTTGTCAGTGGATAATATTGTGGATGCTCGTGTTGTGGATGCAAATGGAAGAATATTAGATAGGCAAATGATGGGAGAAGATTTTTTCTGGGCTATAAGAGGTGGTGGAGGCTCAAGTTTTGGGGTTATTTTGGCTTGGAAGCTTCATCTTGTTCGTGTTCCTCTCAAGGTCACTGTTTTTGATATTACCAAGCATGTCTTTTCTCCAG GAGTGAACCACATCTTGTTCAAATGGCAAAACATAGCACACAAGCTTCCCAAAGAGCTTCTTATAAGGGTGGAATCAAGTCCTTCATTAAATTCTCAAGGCAACATAACAATCTACGCATCATTCATTTCTATGTTTATTGGAGACACAGACGGTCTTCTTCATATTATGAACAAACGCTTCCCGGAGCTAGGCTTAAAGCGGTCTGACTGTAAGGAGATGTCTTGGATAGACTCCGCCATGTTTTGGCATCGAATTCCTGAAGGAACTCCTCGTGAAATCTTACTCACATACGACATAAAGCATCCATCATACCGTAAAATTAAGGGTGACTTCATCAAGAAGCCCATTCCTGAAGCTGCACTTCCTCAAGTATGGGAAAAAATCATGCAACTAGGTTGTGTATTGTACATGGAGTGGACTCCTTATGGAGGTAGAATGGGGGAAATTGATGAATCTGCTGTTCCTTTTGCTCATCGAAAGGGGGTTTCGTTCATGGTTTTTTACGATTTCTTATGGCTTGAAGATGGTAAGGATGAATATTACTTGAACAAAGCTAGGGaattttatgcttttatggAACAGTTTGCGTCTGATTCTCCAAGGGAAGCTGTTCTAAACTATGTTGATTTGGATCTTGAATTTGGTTGGGAGAAATACTTTAAAGGAAACTTTCCTAAGTTAGTGAGGATTAAGACAATGGTTGATCCTACTGATTTTTTCTCTCATGAGCAAAGTATCCCAACATTGTATAAGCTGCTACAGTACagagaaatgagaaaaaattacAACAATCTTTTGCAATTGCCCATGTAA
- the LOC130828675 gene encoding uncharacterized protein LOC130828675 codes for MAAVPQKNVYLMQATDVDFAAQGCGCFSSTFCLFNSDIDRVHFLPNIREEKDSWLVKQVKKLRGVSELVAGPKWKNFIRKIGAYFNNNNKIRNDFQYDSFNYTLNFDDGIHHDDHQDGVNLGFSSRFAPPVLLNNDKGATSYS; via the coding sequence ATGGCGGCTGTTCCTCAAAAAAATGTATACCTAATGCAGGCAACCGATGTGGATTTTGCAGCACAAGGATGTGGATGCTTTTCGAGTACTTTCTGTTTGTTCAATAGTGACATTGATCGAGTTCATTTTTTGCCGAATATACGAGAAGAGAAGGATTCTTGGTTGGTGAAACAAGTTAAGAAATTAAGGGGGGTGTCTGAATTAGTAGCTGGTCCTAAATGGAAGAACTTCATTAGGAAAATTGGTGCTTActttaataacaacaacaaaattaggaatgattttcaatatgattCCTTCAATTATACACTTAATTTTGATGATGGTATCCACCATGATGATCATCAAGATGGCGTTAATCTTGGGTTTTCATCCAGGTTTGCTCCTCCAGTACTTCTCAATAATGATAAGGGCGCTAcatcatattcttaa